One Candidatus Polarisedimenticolaceae bacterium genomic region harbors:
- the ppk1 gene encoding polyphosphate kinase 1 — MRIRRIHRSAAPDGSTGRTETMNDVAPATSPSAGPPALDDPRLYANRELSLLDFQWRVLDEARDPANPLLERVKFLSIVGSNLDEFFMIRVAGLMQQVEAGVLDPGPDGRTPAVALADVRRGCATLMHDARATFLHELVPALAAAGVDLLDWEALESVERAAAKAYFDEKVFPVLTPLAVDPSRPFPHISNLTMNLAVTVRDAEGGEHFARVKVPGTLPQWVLVSHLPGVAEPGSPPRRHRWVPLEQIVVANLGDLFPGLDVVEVHPFRVTRNADVILQELEAGDLLEQIEEGVRQRQFGFVTRVVVEAGMPAGTRELLLSNLEADREDLYVVEGPLALSHLMVVYGTDRHDLKEAPFLATVPAALEAKADKKPDLFAAIRREDLLLHHPFDSFTPVVDFLRQAAADPDVLAIKMTLYRVGRNAPVVQALMEAREEGKQVTVLVELKARFDEERNIEWARALENEGVHVVYGLLGLKTHSKIALVVRREGERLRRYVHLSTGNYNAVTAQLYTDLGLLTCNEEIGADATDLFNFLTGYSAKRDYRRLLVAPVNLRERLESLIEREIAHARAGEPAHLIFKMNSLVDRRMIRLLYEASQAGVRADLICRGICGLVPGVPGVSENIRVTSIVGRFLEHSRVYYFRNAGDEQIWLGSADLMPRNINNRVEVLFPVLDPRLVELLRFEVLGAYLADNVKARFLRPDGTWERVRAGDGESPVSAQGWFLKRRLQPRQG; from the coding sequence GTGAGGATCCGACGCATCCACCGAAGCGCGGCTCCCGACGGGTCGACGGGCCGGACCGAAACGATGAACGACGTCGCGCCCGCCACGAGCCCCTCCGCCGGCCCCCCGGCGCTCGACGATCCGCGTCTGTACGCCAATCGCGAGTTGTCGCTGCTCGACTTCCAGTGGCGGGTGCTCGACGAGGCGAGGGATCCGGCGAACCCCCTGCTCGAGCGGGTGAAGTTCCTGTCGATCGTCGGATCGAACCTCGACGAGTTCTTCATGATCCGCGTCGCCGGCCTCATGCAGCAGGTCGAGGCGGGGGTGCTCGACCCCGGTCCCGACGGCCGGACGCCGGCCGTGGCGCTCGCCGACGTCCGGCGCGGCTGCGCGACGCTGATGCACGACGCGCGGGCGACCTTCCTGCACGAGCTCGTTCCCGCGCTCGCCGCGGCGGGGGTCGACCTGCTCGACTGGGAAGCCCTCGAGTCCGTCGAGCGCGCCGCGGCGAAGGCCTATTTCGACGAGAAGGTCTTCCCGGTCCTCACGCCGCTCGCGGTCGACCCCTCCCGCCCGTTCCCTCACATCTCGAACCTCACGATGAACCTCGCGGTCACGGTGCGCGACGCCGAGGGCGGGGAGCATTTCGCGCGGGTGAAGGTCCCGGGCACGCTTCCGCAGTGGGTGCTCGTGTCGCACCTCCCCGGAGTCGCCGAGCCGGGATCCCCGCCGCGGCGCCACCGATGGGTCCCGCTCGAGCAGATCGTCGTCGCGAACCTCGGCGACCTGTTCCCGGGGCTCGACGTCGTGGAGGTCCACCCCTTCCGCGTGACCCGGAACGCCGACGTCATCCTGCAGGAGCTCGAGGCGGGCGACCTGCTCGAGCAGATCGAGGAGGGCGTCCGCCAGCGCCAGTTCGGGTTCGTCACGCGGGTCGTGGTCGAGGCGGGAATGCCGGCCGGGACCCGCGAGCTGCTCCTGTCGAATCTCGAGGCGGACCGGGAGGACCTCTACGTCGTCGAGGGGCCGCTGGCGCTCAGCCACCTCATGGTCGTCTACGGCACCGACCGGCACGACCTCAAGGAGGCGCCGTTCCTCGCGACCGTCCCCGCGGCGCTCGAAGCCAAGGCGGACAAGAAGCCCGACCTCTTCGCGGCGATCCGTCGCGAGGACCTGCTCCTGCACCACCCCTTCGACTCGTTCACGCCGGTGGTGGACTTCCTCCGTCAGGCGGCGGCCGACCCCGACGTGCTCGCCATCAAGATGACGCTGTACCGCGTGGGGCGGAACGCGCCCGTGGTGCAGGCGCTGATGGAGGCGCGGGAGGAGGGAAAGCAGGTCACGGTGCTCGTCGAGCTCAAGGCCCGTTTCGACGAGGAGCGGAACATCGAGTGGGCGCGCGCGCTGGAGAACGAGGGCGTGCACGTCGTCTACGGCCTGCTCGGACTCAAGACGCACTCCAAGATCGCCCTCGTCGTGCGCCGCGAGGGGGAGCGCCTCCGCCGCTACGTCCATCTGTCGACCGGCAACTACAACGCGGTCACCGCGCAGCTCTACACCGACCTGGGCCTGCTGACCTGCAACGAGGAGATCGGCGCGGACGCCACGGACCTCTTCAACTTCCTGACCGGCTACTCCGCCAAGCGCGACTACCGCAGGCTGCTCGTCGCCCCCGTCAACCTCCGCGAGCGCCTCGAGAGCCTGATCGAGCGCGAGATCGCCCACGCGCGCGCCGGGGAGCCCGCGCACCTGATCTTCAAGATGAACTCGCTGGTGGACCGGCGGATGATCCGGCTGCTCTACGAGGCCTCGCAGGCCGGGGTCCGCGCCGACCTGATCTGCCGGGGGATCTGCGGGCTCGTTCCCGGCGTTCCCGGGGTCAGCGAGAACATCCGGGTCACGAGCATCGTCGGCCGGTTCCTCGAGCACAGCCGGGTGTATTACTTCCGCAACGCCGGCGACGAGCAGATCTGGCTCGGGAGCGCCGACCTGATGCCGCGCAACATCAACAACCGCGTCGAGGTGCTGTTCCCGGTCCTCGATCCGCGCCTGGTCGAGCTCTTGCGCTTCGAGGTCCTCGGGGCGTATCTCGCCGACAACGTGAAGGCGAGGTTCCTGCGTCCCGACGGAACGTGGGAACGCGTCCGCGCCGGCGACGGCGAGTCGCCCGTCAGCGCGCAGGGGTGGTTCCTCAAGC
- a CDS encoding ABC transporter substrate-binding protein, whose amino-acid sequence MTASKFLRAVLPVLLLAGCGGSAPSPSSAPGGGSSDGILIGHYGSMTGSEATFGQSTDNGIRLAIEEFNAAGGLSGRRIELKTYDTQGKSQEAGTAVTRLITDDKVVAVLGEVASSLSIAGGRVAQQFGVPMITPSSTNPAVTQIGDKVFRVCFLDSFQGRAAAQFARDHLKVSRAAILYDQGQAYSKGLKDFFKEAFVARGGTITTEQAYGGGDQDFSAQLTTIRATAPEVIYVPGYYTDAGNIALQVRKLGLKAPLLGGDGWDSTQLVAIGGEAIEGSYFTNHYSHQDQRPEVDNFVQRYRAKFGQVPDGLAALGYDAARLLFDAMARGKSLSGADLAAAIAATRDFPGVTGRITIDPNRDAQKSAVVVQVRGGVPVYVATVEP is encoded by the coding sequence ATGACCGCCTCGAAGTTCCTGCGCGCCGTCCTGCCCGTGCTCCTCCTCGCCGGTTGCGGCGGCTCCGCCCCCTCGCCCTCCTCCGCCCCGGGCGGCGGATCGAGCGACGGGATCCTGATCGGCCACTACGGCTCGATGACCGGCTCGGAGGCGACCTTCGGGCAGTCGACCGACAACGGGATCCGCCTCGCGATCGAGGAGTTCAACGCGGCCGGCGGCCTTTCCGGTCGCCGGATCGAGCTCAAGACCTACGACACCCAGGGGAAGAGCCAGGAGGCGGGGACGGCGGTCACCCGGCTCATCACCGACGACAAGGTCGTCGCGGTCCTCGGCGAGGTCGCCTCGTCCCTTTCGATCGCGGGGGGGCGGGTCGCCCAGCAGTTCGGCGTGCCGATGATCACCCCCTCCTCGACGAACCCGGCGGTCACCCAGATCGGCGACAAGGTCTTCCGGGTCTGTTTCCTCGATTCGTTCCAGGGGCGCGCCGCCGCGCAGTTCGCCCGCGACCATCTGAAGGTCAGCCGCGCGGCGATCCTCTACGACCAGGGGCAGGCCTATTCGAAGGGGCTCAAGGACTTCTTCAAGGAGGCGTTCGTCGCGCGCGGCGGGACGATCACGACGGAACAGGCCTACGGCGGCGGCGACCAGGACTTCAGCGCGCAGCTGACCACGATCCGCGCGACCGCCCCCGAGGTGATCTACGTCCCCGGCTACTACACCGACGCGGGCAACATCGCGCTCCAGGTGCGCAAGCTCGGCCTGAAGGCGCCGCTGCTCGGCGGCGACGGGTGGGACTCGACGCAGCTCGTGGCGATCGGGGGCGAGGCGATCGAGGGGAGCTACTTCACCAACCACTACTCGCACCAGGACCAGCGCCCCGAGGTCGACAACTTCGTGCAGCGGTACCGCGCCAAGTTCGGCCAGGTCCCGGACGGGCTGGCCGCGCTCGGCTACGACGCGGCGCGGCTCCTGTTCGACGCGATGGCCCGAGGGAAATCGCTGTCGGGGGCCGACCTCGCCGCCGCGATCGCCGCGACCCGGGACTTCCCCGGGGTCACCGGCCGCATCACGATCGACCCGAACCGCGACGCGCAGAAGTCCGCGGTCGTCGTGCAGGTCCGGGGCGGCGTCCCGGTCTACGTCGCCACCGTCGAGCCGTGA
- a CDS encoding branched-chain amino acid ABC transporter permease, with product MTKLLQTLSDGLAVGSLYALIALGYTMVYGILQFINFAHSDVFVVGAWVSYTLALAFGLAGATSAPSPAAGFAILLGAMLACGALGFVIERFAYRPLRAAPRLNVLITAIGVSLFLQNVGQLPWMFGTQPQRMPSLLPDTTLFEAAGVRFGLVDLAGAATAVVLMLALEALIYRTRLGRAMRACAFDTRVAALMGIPVDRVISFTFVLGSMLAAAAGFLYAMKYPGLNQPAHATWVLLGLKAFVAAVVGGIGNVRGAMLGGVLIGLVEMFGAAYLSPHLRDIYVFSLLIVVLLVRPSGILGRATAEKV from the coding sequence GTGACGAAGCTCCTGCAGACCCTCTCGGACGGCCTCGCCGTCGGCAGCCTGTACGCGCTGATCGCGCTGGGCTACACGATGGTCTACGGCATCCTGCAGTTCATCAACTTCGCGCACAGCGACGTCTTCGTCGTGGGCGCGTGGGTCTCCTACACGCTCGCCCTGGCGTTCGGCCTCGCCGGGGCGACATCCGCCCCCTCCCCGGCGGCGGGGTTCGCGATCCTCCTCGGGGCGATGCTCGCGTGCGGCGCGCTCGGGTTCGTCATCGAGCGCTTCGCGTACCGGCCGCTGCGCGCGGCGCCGCGGCTCAACGTGCTGATCACCGCGATCGGGGTCTCGCTGTTCCTCCAGAACGTCGGCCAGCTCCCGTGGATGTTCGGGACCCAGCCCCAGCGGATGCCGAGCCTGCTTCCCGACACGACGCTGTTCGAGGCGGCGGGAGTCCGGTTCGGGCTCGTGGACCTCGCCGGCGCCGCGACGGCCGTCGTGCTCATGCTCGCTCTCGAGGCGCTGATCTACCGGACGCGCCTCGGGCGCGCGATGCGCGCCTGCGCCTTCGACACGCGCGTCGCCGCCCTCATGGGAATCCCGGTCGACCGGGTGATCTCCTTCACCTTCGTGCTCGGCTCGATGCTCGCGGCGGCGGCGGGGTTCCTGTACGCGATGAAGTACCCGGGGCTCAACCAGCCCGCGCACGCGACGTGGGTCCTGCTCGGCCTCAAGGCCTTCGTCGCCGCCGTCGTCGGCGGGATCGGCAACGTGCGCGGCGCGATGCTCGGCGGCGTGCTGATCGGACTCGTGGAGATGTTCGGCGCCGCCTACCTCTCCCCGCACCTGCGCGACATCTACGTCTTCTCCCTGCTGATCGTCGTGCTGCTCGTCCGGCCCAGCGGGATCCTCGGCCGGGCGACGGCGGAGAAGGTATGA
- a CDS encoding branched-chain amino acid ABC transporter permease: protein MTGPFLRGFVPLLLGIALAVAVQSVAATWIGPFYGKLLMDIGINVILAVSLNIVNGYTGQFSIGHAGFMAVGGYTAGAITYYGSFAAFGSAQPVPGLVSTGDALFVASCVAGGLAAALAGLAVGLPSLRLRGDYLAIVTLGFGEIVRVLLQRSGDVLATADEVRAASPAKLATSLGGSLGFTGIPYYTDLLWVGVFVAVTLFVAARLKDSGIGRSMLAIRENEVAAEAVGVPTTRYKVLAFVLAAGFAGIAGGLFAHEVGTSLNPRELGFQKSFDIVIMVVLGGMGSISGCVAAAIVLTVLPEALRDFAQWRMPVYALLLILMMIVRPQGLFGLRELGDVVPFLRRRKESA, encoded by the coding sequence ATGACCGGACCGTTCCTGCGCGGGTTCGTCCCGCTCCTCCTCGGGATCGCCCTCGCGGTCGCCGTGCAGTCCGTCGCCGCGACGTGGATCGGCCCGTTCTACGGGAAGCTGCTCATGGACATCGGGATCAACGTGATCCTGGCGGTCTCCCTCAACATCGTGAACGGCTACACGGGACAGTTCTCGATCGGTCACGCCGGTTTCATGGCGGTCGGCGGCTACACCGCGGGCGCGATCACCTACTACGGGTCGTTCGCGGCCTTCGGCTCCGCGCAGCCGGTGCCGGGGCTGGTCTCGACGGGGGACGCGCTGTTCGTCGCGTCGTGCGTCGCCGGGGGGCTCGCGGCGGCGCTCGCCGGGCTCGCCGTCGGGCTTCCGTCCCTGCGGCTTCGGGGTGACTACCTGGCGATCGTGACCCTGGGCTTCGGCGAGATCGTGCGCGTGCTCCTCCAGCGCAGCGGGGACGTGCTGGCCACGGCCGACGAGGTACGGGCGGCCTCCCCCGCGAAGCTGGCGACGAGCCTGGGAGGCTCGCTCGGCTTCACCGGGATCCCCTACTACACGGACCTTTTGTGGGTGGGCGTCTTCGTCGCCGTGACGCTGTTCGTCGCCGCGCGCCTGAAGGACTCCGGCATCGGCCGGAGCATGCTCGCGATCCGCGAGAACGAGGTGGCCGCCGAGGCGGTGGGGGTCCCGACGACGCGCTACAAGGTGCTCGCGTTCGTGCTCGCGGCCGGGTTCGCCGGGATCGCGGGGGGACTGTTCGCACACGAGGTCGGAACGTCGCTCAACCCGCGGGAGCTGGGCTTCCAGAAGTCCTTCGACATCGTGATCATGGTCGTGCTGGGCGGCATGGGATCGATCTCGGGGTGCGTCGCCGCGGCGATCGTGCTGACGGTCCTCCCCGAGGCCCTTCGCGACTTCGCGCAGTGGCGCATGCCGGTCTACGCGCTCCTGCTCATCCTCATGATGATCGTCCGTCCGCAAGGCCTGTTCGGCCTGCGCGAGCTCGGGGACGTCGTCCCGTTCCTCCGGCGGCGCAAGGAGTCGGCGTGA
- a CDS encoding ABC transporter ATP-binding protein, with protein sequence MSPAPVLRVRGVCVAFGGLKALQDFSLELPEGGLHGLIGPNGAGKTTAFNVLTGVYRPDAGSFALAGTELAGMRPSRIARAGLARTFQNIRLFPDLSVLDNVRVARHCRSDHGLLATLLRVPSVRRREADDEARGRELLRLFDLERRAHEEARGLPYGDQRRLEIARALATGPRCLLLDEPAAGMNPAETAALARLIRRLPAEFGVGVLLIEHDMGLVMEICERITVLDHGVTIACGPPEAIQKDPAVIEAYLGEPQQAEG encoded by the coding sequence GTGAGCCCGGCGCCGGTCCTGCGCGTCCGCGGGGTCTGCGTCGCCTTCGGCGGCCTCAAGGCGCTCCAGGACTTCTCGCTCGAGCTCCCCGAGGGCGGGCTGCACGGGTTGATCGGACCGAACGGCGCGGGGAAGACGACGGCGTTCAACGTGCTCACCGGGGTCTACCGCCCGGATGCCGGGTCGTTCGCGCTCGCGGGGACCGAGCTCGCCGGCATGCGGCCCAGCCGCATCGCGCGGGCCGGCCTCGCCCGGACCTTCCAGAACATCCGCCTGTTCCCCGACCTGTCGGTGCTCGACAACGTGCGCGTCGCGCGGCACTGCCGGAGCGATCACGGCCTGCTCGCGACGCTCCTGCGCGTCCCGTCGGTCCGGCGCCGGGAGGCCGACGACGAGGCGCGCGGCCGCGAGCTGCTGCGCCTGTTCGACCTCGAGCGCCGCGCGCACGAGGAGGCGCGAGGCCTCCCCTACGGCGACCAGCGACGCCTGGAGATCGCCCGCGCCCTCGCCACCGGGCCGCGCTGCCTGCTCCTCGACGAGCCGGCCGCGGGCATGAACCCCGCGGAGACGGCGGCCCTGGCGCGTCTCATCCGCCGCCTCCCCGCCGAGTTCGGGGTCGGCGTGCTGCTGATCGAGCACGACATGGGTCTCGTCATGGAGATCTGCGAGCGGATCACCGTGCTCGACCACGGCGTGACGATCGCCTGCGGCCCTCCCGAGGCGATCCAGAAGGACCCCGCGGTGATCGAGGCCTACCTCGGCGAGCCCCAGCAGGCGGAGGGATGA
- a CDS encoding ABC transporter ATP-binding protein, which translates to MMALLEVEGLDVHYGAIHALRGVSLRVEQGEIVTLIGGNGAGKSTTLRAISGMIRPTRGSIRFDGRDLRGRRPDQILLAGLAHVPEGRGIFANLTVDENLDLGAYTRRDREVGADREKVFALFPRLKERLAQRAGTLSGGEQQMLAIGRALLARPRVILLDEPSLGLAPQLVQTIFRVVREINASGTTVFLVEQNAHMALQVAHRAYVLETGSVAAEGKAKDLAASEEVRRAYLGGL; encoded by the coding sequence ATGATGGCGCTCCTCGAGGTCGAGGGACTCGACGTCCACTACGGCGCGATCCACGCCCTGCGCGGGGTGTCGCTTCGAGTCGAGCAGGGCGAGATCGTGACCCTCATCGGCGGCAACGGCGCCGGCAAGTCGACGACGCTGCGCGCGATCTCCGGGATGATCCGTCCGACGCGCGGGTCGATCCGCTTCGACGGCCGGGACCTGCGCGGCCGGCGGCCGGACCAGATCCTCCTCGCGGGGCTCGCGCACGTGCCCGAGGGGCGCGGGATCTTCGCGAATCTCACCGTGGACGAGAACCTCGACCTGGGCGCCTACACGCGACGCGACCGCGAGGTCGGGGCCGACCGCGAGAAGGTCTTCGCGTTGTTCCCGCGGCTGAAGGAGCGGCTCGCGCAGCGCGCCGGCACGCTCTCCGGCGGCGAGCAGCAGATGCTCGCGATCGGACGCGCGCTGCTCGCGCGCCCCCGCGTGATCCTGCTCGACGAGCCGTCGCTCGGCCTCGCCCCGCAGCTCGTCCAGACGATCTTCCGCGTGGTGCGCGAGATCAACGCCTCGGGGACGACGGTGTTCCTCGTCGAGCAGAACGCGCACATGGCGCTCCAGGTCGCCCATCGCGCCTACGTCCTGGAGACGGGCTCGGTCGCGGCGGAAGGGAAGGCGAAAGACCTCGCCGCGAGCGAGGAGGTCCGCCGCGCCTACCTCGGGGGCCTCTGA
- a CDS encoding TolC family protein produces the protein MPLRLVPLALAAWLGTSPPVPESPSRPAIPGSYPSGPVSPSPDVPAELVARRNALSLGDVIDVALRNDPATRGAWHRAREAAADAASRAWVYFPVVGVAVDAVRARSAGFGGRFSNVGTTWGPALTVDWILLDFGERSGDVEAGRREAIARVWEHGDAVQRSILRATEAYYDYLDAKAQLEAARTGENEARTFLEAAERRRDAGVATIADVLLARTAYSQATLDRLSVEGRIGSLRGGLATAMGLPVSVSFDALPLPDEIPVETAVRDVEALLEEATSRRPDLAAARESWLAAQAEVRRARGEGLPRLSFSGSAGRDWYDPDTFGDSADVWSAALRLHIPVFTGYRNTYDVAKAKETVAVAAEDARALEQAVVLEVWTAFYELETAGQRVVTSRDLLASAEASEEVALGRYREGVGNLLDLLAAQGALARARAQEITARVDWLVARARLAAATGTLAPPASPGGSP, from the coding sequence ATGCCCCTTCGGCTCGTCCCGCTCGCGCTCGCCGCCTGGCTGGGCACCTCGCCGCCCGTGCCGGAGTCGCCGTCGCGCCCCGCGATCCCCGGGAGCTATCCGAGCGGGCCCGTCTCGCCGTCCCCCGACGTTCCGGCCGAGCTCGTCGCGCGGCGCAACGCCCTCTCGCTGGGCGACGTGATCGACGTGGCGCTCCGGAACGATCCCGCCACGCGCGGCGCGTGGCACCGCGCGCGCGAGGCCGCCGCCGACGCCGCGTCGCGCGCCTGGGTCTACTTTCCCGTGGTCGGCGTCGCCGTCGACGCCGTCCGCGCGCGCAGCGCCGGATTCGGCGGGCGCTTCAGCAACGTCGGGACGACGTGGGGGCCCGCCCTCACCGTCGACTGGATCCTCCTCGATTTCGGCGAACGTTCCGGCGACGTCGAGGCCGGCCGGCGCGAGGCGATCGCCCGCGTGTGGGAACACGGCGACGCGGTGCAGCGCTCCATCCTGCGGGCGACCGAGGCGTATTACGACTACCTCGACGCCAAGGCGCAGCTCGAGGCGGCCCGGACCGGCGAGAACGAAGCCCGCACCTTCCTCGAGGCCGCCGAGCGCCGTCGCGACGCGGGGGTCGCGACGATCGCCGACGTCCTGCTGGCCCGCACCGCCTATTCGCAGGCGACCCTCGACCGGCTGTCGGTCGAGGGGCGGATCGGATCGCTGCGCGGCGGCCTCGCGACCGCGATGGGGCTTCCGGTGAGCGTCTCGTTCGACGCCCTGCCCCTCCCCGACGAGATTCCGGTCGAGACGGCCGTGCGCGACGTCGAGGCGCTCCTCGAGGAGGCGACCTCCCGGCGCCCCGACCTCGCCGCCGCGCGCGAGAGCTGGCTCGCCGCGCAGGCCGAGGTCCGCCGCGCGAGGGGGGAAGGGCTCCCGCGCCTGTCCTTCTCGGGAAGCGCGGGGAGGGACTGGTACGACCCCGACACCTTCGGCGACTCCGCGGACGTGTGGAGCGCGGCGCTCCGACTCCACATTCCGGTCTTCACCGGGTACCGCAACACCTACGACGTCGCCAAGGCGAAGGAGACCGTCGCCGTCGCCGCCGAGGACGCCCGCGCCCTCGAACAGGCCGTCGTGCTCGAGGTGTGGACCGCCTTCTACGAGCTCGAGACCGCCGGTCAGCGCGTGGTCACCAGCCGCGACCTGCTGGCGAGCGCGGAGGCCTCGGAGGAGGTCGCGCTCGGCCGTTACCGGGAGGGCGTCGGGAACCTCCTCGACCTGCTCGCCGCCCAGGGAGCCCTCGCGAGGGCCCGCGCGCAGGAGATCACCGCGCGCGTCGACTGGCTCGTCGCCAGGGCCCGGCTCGCCGCCGCCACCGGCACCCTCGCTCCGCCCGCCTCCCCAGGAGGGAGCCCGTGA
- a CDS encoding efflux RND transporter periplasmic adaptor subunit, translated as MNLPVALRLLALPVAAAAAAGCSGGGTAAARAVAPVPVVTGTVETRDVPVEVVAIGNAEAVESVAIQPRVGGEIVGVHFAEGTEVARGQLLFTIDPRPYRVALEQAEARLARDAALLRKAEEDVRRYERLVKQEYVTREQYDNAVAQAEALRATIRGNDADVERARLELEYASIRAPISGRAGRVLVERGNLVKDNDDRTLVTILSTRPIEVAFAVPERHLAEIRARHAEGRLEVSARPRDGRGDAAIGRVVLVDNAVDRASGTIRLKARFENADGALWPGQYLEVALRLESLKGAIVVPRTAVQTGQSGTYVFVVRPDGTAETRAVEVAFTRDDVTIVRGALAAGETVITDGQLRVVPGARVEAKPAAGKSS; from the coding sequence ATGAACCTCCCCGTCGCGCTGCGCCTTCTCGCCCTTCCCGTCGCCGCGGCGGCCGCGGCCGGCTGCTCGGGGGGCGGAACCGCGGCGGCGCGCGCCGTCGCCCCCGTCCCCGTCGTGACGGGGACCGTGGAGACCCGGGACGTGCCGGTGGAGGTCGTCGCCATCGGCAACGCGGAGGCGGTCGAATCGGTGGCGATCCAGCCCCGCGTGGGGGGGGAGATCGTCGGAGTCCACTTCGCCGAGGGGACGGAGGTGGCCCGCGGGCAGCTCCTCTTCACGATCGACCCGCGCCCGTACCGGGTGGCCCTGGAGCAGGCGGAAGCGCGGCTCGCGCGCGACGCGGCGCTGCTCCGGAAGGCCGAGGAAGACGTCCGCAGGTACGAGCGGCTCGTGAAGCAGGAGTACGTGACCCGCGAGCAATACGACAACGCCGTCGCGCAGGCGGAAGCGCTGCGCGCGACGATCCGCGGGAACGACGCGGACGTCGAGCGCGCCCGCCTCGAGCTCGAATACGCCTCGATCCGCGCTCCGATCTCCGGGCGCGCGGGGCGCGTGCTCGTCGAGCGCGGGAACCTCGTGAAGGACAACGACGACCGCACCCTCGTCACGATTCTCTCCACGCGCCCGATCGAGGTCGCCTTCGCCGTCCCCGAGCGCCACCTCGCGGAGATCCGGGCCCGCCACGCCGAGGGGCGGCTCGAGGTGTCCGCACGTCCGCGGGACGGACGGGGCGACGCCGCGATCGGCCGCGTCGTGCTCGTGGACAACGCCGTCGACCGGGCGAGCGGCACGATCCGACTGAAGGCGCGTTTCGAGAACGCGGACGGGGCGCTCTGGCCCGGGCAGTACCTCGAGGTCGCGCTGCGCCTGGAATCGCTGAAGGGGGCGATCGTGGTCCCGCGCACGGCGGTCCAGACCGGCCAGTCGGGGACGTACGTCTTCGTCGTGCGGCCCGACGGCACGGCCGAGACCCGCGCGGTCGAGGTCGCCTTCACCCGGGACGACGTCACGATCGTACGCGGCGCCCTCGCCGCCGGCGAGACGGTGATCACGGACGGCCAGCTGCGCGTCGTTCCCGGCGCCCGCGTCGAGGCGAAGCCCGCCGCCGGGAAGTCCTCGTGA